In Gordonia iterans, the following proteins share a genomic window:
- a CDS encoding helix-turn-helix domain-containing protein, whose protein sequence is MALRGDGYVKRSEALCRILKGYRQEKGFTQQELANRLGVVQTLVSKVESRERRLDVVELMMYLKPLDRTVAELLDELEQLAPESDDDLTGSGTVEINRLVVSGTDLSLSRVLGSLERSLGSTGGATVPAPELIVSLTRGEDGIDEVVVDLAGIRGPAHLAVMAALESLGETRWTDDAVLPGS, encoded by the coding sequence ATGGCCTTGCGGGGAGACGGATACGTGAAGCGCAGTGAGGCGCTCTGCCGCATCCTCAAGGGCTATCGACAGGAGAAGGGGTTCACGCAGCAGGAGCTCGCGAACCGGCTGGGCGTCGTGCAGACGCTGGTGTCCAAGGTCGAGTCGCGCGAGCGCAGGCTCGACGTCGTCGAGCTCATGATGTACCTCAAGCCGCTCGACCGGACCGTCGCCGAACTGCTGGACGAACTCGAGCAGCTCGCGCCCGAGTCCGACGACGATCTGACTGGTTCAGGGACTGTCGAGATCAATCGCCTCGTGGTATCCGGCACCGATCTGTCGTTGTCCCGCGTTCTCGGGTCGCTGGAACGCTCGCTCGGGTCGACCGGAGGGGCGACGGTGCCGGCGCCGGAATTGATCGTGTCGCTCACCCGGGGCGAGGACGGCATCGACGAGGTCGTCGTCGACCTGGCTGGGATCCGCGGACCGGCTCATCTCGCCGTCATGGCTGCACTGGAAAGCCTGGGTGAGACTCGCTGGACCGACGACGCGGTGCTTCCGGGCAGTTGA
- a CDS encoding serine/threonine-protein kinase: MGSRDRSGSALGAYHLVRQIGRGGMGEVYEAFDADRDRRVALKVLPEEFAHSAELRARFLREARAVAKLSDPHVIPIHDYGEVDGQLFLDMRYVDGGDLRRLLRCGGMTRERAVDIVTHIAAALDSAHAAGLIHRDVKPENVLVDSTGFAYLADFGLVRTSGEDSLTRTGVPIGSINYMSPERFGTETEVGPKSDVYALGCVLYESISGEKPFGIDSVERIIAGHLHRELPPTGTAFDQVIAVGTAKDPAARYATAGELARDARRALAGEPIAGLAPPVADQSTVETLAPPAAIEQDRPERRHRKRALMGAGAVAAVLLLAAGGYGLAQWIGRDQGERVTASGAGATTTSSPDVSGTSPRAASPVGELKGALDVGVPISTVPCDGSSALIVYANATGGDHSAYRDEIEAGLAAHPGSSYMRTDQFVLDDGTRLGECGSIRGRLASTQGGDTPIYIVFRQFPNVQAACAADDPSDAAYVRILHPDGEVGVDPC, translated from the coding sequence ATGGGGAGTCGGGATCGGAGTGGGAGCGCGCTCGGCGCGTATCACTTGGTCCGGCAGATCGGCCGTGGCGGCATGGGCGAGGTGTACGAGGCGTTCGATGCCGACAGGGACCGCAGAGTCGCCCTGAAGGTGTTGCCCGAGGAATTCGCGCACAGCGCCGAGTTGCGTGCCCGGTTCCTCCGCGAGGCTCGCGCGGTGGCGAAGCTGAGCGATCCGCATGTCATCCCGATCCACGATTACGGAGAGGTCGACGGCCAGCTGTTCCTGGACATGCGCTACGTCGACGGCGGGGATCTGCGAAGACTGCTCCGCTGCGGTGGGATGACTCGCGAGCGCGCGGTGGACATCGTCACGCACATCGCCGCGGCGCTCGATTCGGCGCACGCGGCGGGATTGATTCACCGGGACGTGAAGCCCGAGAACGTCCTCGTCGACTCCACGGGGTTCGCGTATCTCGCTGACTTCGGGCTTGTCCGGACCTCGGGCGAGGATTCGCTGACCCGAACCGGAGTGCCGATCGGATCGATCAACTACATGTCGCCCGAGCGTTTCGGCACCGAGACGGAGGTCGGGCCGAAGAGCGACGTCTACGCGCTCGGCTGCGTGTTGTACGAGTCCATCAGCGGGGAGAAGCCTTTCGGGATCGACAGCGTCGAGCGGATCATCGCAGGGCACTTGCACCGGGAGCTGCCACCGACCGGTACGGCCTTCGATCAGGTGATCGCTGTGGGCACCGCCAAGGATCCGGCCGCACGGTATGCCACTGCGGGTGAGCTTGCTCGGGACGCACGACGCGCACTGGCCGGAGAGCCGATCGCCGGACTGGCACCGCCGGTCGCCGACCAGTCGACAGTCGAAACACTCGCCCCGCCGGCTGCGATCGAGCAGGATCGACCCGAGCGGCGGCATCGGAAGCGAGCGCTGATGGGTGCGGGAGCGGTGGCGGCGGTCCTGCTTCTGGCCGCCGGCGGATACGGGCTCGCGCAGTGGATCGGCCGGGATCAGGGCGAGCGCGTGACCGCCTCCGGCGCCGGCGCGACCACGACGTCGTCGCCCGATGTCTCGGGTACGTCTCCCCGCGCGGCGAGCCCAGTCGGAGAATTGAAGGGTGCTCTCGACGTCGGTGTCCCGATCTCCACAGTGCCGTGCGACGGATCCAGCGCCCTGATCGTCTATGCGAATGCGACCGGGGGCGATCATTCGGCCTATCGCGACGAGATCGAGGCGGGCCTGGCGGCGCACCCGGGGAGCAGCTACATGCGCACCGACCAATTCGTCCTCGATGACGGGACCCGGCTCGGGGAGTGCGGGTCGATCCGCGGCCGGCTGGCCTCGACGCAGGGCGGTGACACCCCGATCTACATCGTTTTTCGGCAGTTCCCGAACGTGCAGGCGGCGTGTGCAGCCGACGATCCGTCCGATGCCGCCTACGTGCGGATCCTTCATCCCGACGGAGAAGTGGGCGTCGATCCGTGCTGA
- the topA gene encoding type I DNA topoisomerase, which translates to MAATDTDSSAVRRLVIVESPTKARKIAGYLGGNYIVESSRGHIRDLPRGAADVPAKYKGQSWARLGVNVDEGFEPLYVVSADKKSTVTELKSLLKQVDELYLATDGDREGEAIAWHLLETLKPKIPVKRMVFHEITESAIRAAAENPRDLDIDLVDAQETRRILDRLYGYEVSPVLWKKVMPKLSAGRVQSVATRIIVDRERERMAFVSAGYWDIAATMDAGADASPRRFASKLLSVDDARVATGRDFGPDGKLKKADSVVVLDEAKASALAAGLQNAALTVTSVEEKPYTRRPYAPFMTSTLQQEAGRKLRFSSDRTMRTAQRLYENGYITYMRTDSTTLSESAITAARNQARELYGPEFVHPTPRQYNRKVKNAQEAHEAIRPAGDTFRTPGQLASALSTDEFRLYELIWQRTVASQMADAKGTTMSLRIGGTATTGEQVIFSSSGRTITFPGFLSAYVESVDDQAAGQSDDAENRLPNLREGQSLTAAELTADGHTTNPPARYTEASLVKVLEDLGIGRPSTYASIIGTIQDRGYVLKKGNALVPSWVAFAVVGLLEGYFDSLVDYDFTASLEDDLDEIANGDADRTEWLSEFYFGRADAQEESDQDDAAHTIGRLGGLKKLVGVNLEGIDAREVNSIKVHDDAQGRPIYVRVGRFGPYLERNVAPEGAEPDLQRANLPADMTPDELTVEVAEKLFSTPQEGRVLGVDPVTGHQIVAKEGRYGPYVTEILPDDKDEDGDAAPATIPPGPTPRDPSSPLGAGAGESGPAGSDEVVALDEVGSVATKAPAKVAKTSTQRKTAAKKAAKPKPRTGSLLRSMDIATVTLEDALKLLSLPRVVGKDPESGEEITAQNGRYGPYLKKGTDSRSLANEEQMFTVTLDEALKLYAEPKRRGRAAAAPPLRELGEDSASGKPMVIKDGRFGPYVTDGETNASLRKGDEVATITPDRAMELLAERRARGPAKKAAKKTTKKAAAKKTAAKKAAAKKTAAKKTATKKAATKKTATKKTATKKAAAED; encoded by the coding sequence GTGGCCGCCACCGATACCGATTCCTCCGCCGTGCGGCGGCTCGTCATCGTCGAGTCGCCGACCAAGGCCCGCAAGATCGCGGGCTACCTCGGCGGCAACTACATCGTGGAATCCTCCCGCGGGCACATCCGCGATCTGCCCCGCGGCGCCGCGGACGTGCCGGCGAAGTACAAGGGGCAGTCGTGGGCCAGGCTCGGCGTGAACGTCGACGAGGGCTTCGAGCCGCTGTACGTGGTGTCCGCCGACAAGAAGTCGACGGTCACCGAACTGAAGTCCCTGCTCAAGCAGGTCGACGAGCTCTACCTGGCGACGGACGGCGACCGTGAGGGCGAGGCCATCGCCTGGCACCTGCTGGAGACGCTCAAGCCGAAGATCCCCGTCAAGCGGATGGTCTTCCACGAGATCACCGAATCCGCGATCCGAGCTGCCGCCGAGAACCCCCGCGATCTCGACATCGACCTGGTCGACGCCCAGGAGACCCGCCGCATCCTCGACCGGCTCTACGGCTACGAGGTGTCGCCGGTGCTGTGGAAGAAGGTGATGCCGAAGCTGTCGGCCGGCCGTGTGCAGTCGGTGGCCACCCGCATCATCGTCGACCGGGAGCGCGAGCGGATGGCCTTCGTCTCCGCCGGCTACTGGGACATCGCAGCAACCATGGATGCCGGCGCCGATGCGTCGCCGCGGAGGTTCGCCTCCAAACTGCTGTCGGTCGACGACGCCCGCGTGGCCACCGGCCGCGACTTCGGCCCGGACGGCAAGCTGAAGAAGGCCGACTCCGTCGTCGTGCTCGACGAGGCCAAGGCGTCCGCGCTGGCCGCCGGCCTGCAGAACGCGGCGCTCACCGTCACCTCGGTGGAGGAGAAGCCGTACACGCGGCGCCCGTACGCCCCGTTCATGACGTCGACTCTGCAGCAGGAGGCCGGCCGCAAGCTGCGCTTCTCGTCGGACCGCACCATGCGCACCGCGCAGCGCCTGTACGAGAACGGCTACATCACCTACATGCGTACCGACTCGACGACGCTCAGCGAGTCGGCGATCACCGCGGCACGGAATCAGGCGCGGGAACTGTACGGACCAGAGTTCGTCCATCCGACACCGCGCCAGTACAACCGGAAGGTCAAGAACGCGCAGGAGGCGCACGAGGCGATCCGCCCCGCCGGCGACACCTTCCGCACCCCCGGCCAGCTGGCATCTGCGCTGAGCACCGATGAGTTCCGCCTGTACGAACTGATCTGGCAGCGCACCGTCGCCTCGCAGATGGCCGACGCCAAGGGCACCACCATGAGCCTGCGGATCGGGGGCACCGCCACCACGGGAGAGCAGGTGATCTTCAGCTCGTCCGGCCGCACCATCACTTTCCCGGGCTTCCTCTCGGCATACGTGGAGAGCGTCGACGATCAGGCCGCCGGACAGTCCGACGACGCCGAGAACCGCCTGCCGAACCTGCGCGAGGGCCAGTCGCTGACCGCGGCCGAGCTGACCGCGGACGGGCACACCACCAATCCGCCGGCCCGCTACACCGAGGCCTCGCTGGTGAAGGTGCTCGAAGATCTCGGTATCGGGCGGCCGTCGACCTACGCGTCGATCATCGGCACCATTCAGGACCGCGGCTACGTGCTGAAGAAGGGCAACGCCCTGGTGCCGTCCTGGGTCGCGTTCGCCGTGGTCGGGCTGCTGGAGGGGTATTTCGACAGCCTCGTCGACTACGACTTCACCGCCTCGCTGGAAGACGACCTCGACGAGATCGCCAACGGTGACGCCGACCGCACCGAATGGCTCAGCGAGTTCTACTTCGGCCGCGCGGATGCGCAGGAGGAGTCCGACCAGGACGACGCCGCACACACCATCGGGCGGCTCGGCGGACTCAAGAAGCTCGTCGGCGTGAACCTCGAGGGCATCGACGCCCGCGAGGTGAACTCGATCAAGGTGCACGACGACGCGCAGGGGCGCCCGATCTACGTCCGAGTGGGCCGCTTCGGTCCGTACCTGGAGCGCAACGTGGCCCCCGAGGGCGCCGAGCCGGATCTGCAGCGCGCCAACCTTCCGGCGGACATGACGCCGGACGAGCTGACCGTCGAGGTGGCCGAGAAGCTCTTCTCCACGCCCCAGGAGGGTCGGGTGCTGGGCGTGGACCCGGTGACCGGACACCAGATCGTGGCCAAGGAAGGTCGCTACGGGCCGTACGTCACCGAGATCCTCCCCGACGACAAGGACGAGGACGGCGACGCGGCGCCCGCCACCATCCCGCCGGGGCCGACTCCGCGAGACCCGTCGTCGCCGCTGGGAGCCGGTGCCGGAGAGTCGGGCCCCGCCGGTTCGGACGAGGTCGTCGCGCTCGACGAGGTCGGGTCGGTGGCCACCAAGGCGCCGGCCAAGGTTGCGAAGACCTCGACCCAACGGAAGACCGCGGCCAAGAAGGCGGCCAAGCCGAAGCCGCGCACCGGATCGCTGCTGCGCAGCATGGACATCGCGACCGTGACCCTCGAGGATGCCCTCAAGCTGCTTTCGCTGCCGCGGGTGGTGGGCAAGGATCCCGAGAGCGGCGAGGAGATCACCGCGCAGAACGGCCGATACGGCCCGTATCTGAAGAAGGGCACCGACTCCCGTTCGCTGGCGAACGAAGAGCAGATGTTCACCGTGACTCTCGATGAGGCGCTGAAGCTGTACGCCGAGCCGAAGCGGCGCGGTCGTGCGGCGGCCGCTCCGCCGTTGCGTGAACTGGGCGAGGACTCGGCCAGTGGCAAGCCGATGGTGATCAAGGACGGCCGCTTCGGTCCGTACGTCACCGACGGGGAGACCAACGCGAGCCTGCGCAAGGGAGACGAGGTCGCCACCATCACCCCCGACCGGGCGATGGAGCTACTGGCCGAGCGCCGCGCCAGGGGCCCGGCCAAGAAGGCTGCCAAGAAGACGACGAAGAAGGCTGCGGCCAAGAAGACTGCGGCGAAGAAGGCCGCGGCCAAGAAGACCGCGGCCAAGAAGACCGCAACCAAGAAGGCCGCAACCAAGAAGACCGCAACCAAGAAGACCGCAACCAAGAAGGCCGCGGCCGAGGACTAG
- a CDS encoding DUF559 domain-containing protein, translating into MRIEAPLEQGHGVASWAALQKAGATRTDLRRALSTADLRRLRPGWYATPTADPAVVEAVQRGGVCSCVSALRLHGVWIPEGHSRVHARTRPANHNRKVRGFCRRFGRPLREGCAVDDVTTALAHAVRCLNREDTVVVLDSIMHKGLLSREEIEYLLRSTPERVQSLLDLCAMAEAGTESMARLRLTDRGYRVRPQVEVPGLGRIDLLLGNRLIIEVDGEEYHSSSEQFHSDRERDLEAYRLGFLPMRFAYRHVVHEWEERVQAVVAVVERGEHLPMPATQLTADPMLSLP; encoded by the coding sequence ATGCGTATCGAAGCACCGCTGGAGCAGGGGCACGGCGTAGCCTCCTGGGCCGCCTTGCAGAAAGCGGGTGCTACCAGGACTGACCTGCGACGTGCGCTCTCCACCGCAGACCTCCGCCGGTTGCGCCCGGGCTGGTACGCGACACCGACGGCAGACCCCGCGGTCGTCGAGGCCGTCCAGCGGGGCGGCGTCTGCAGTTGCGTCTCCGCACTTCGACTCCACGGCGTCTGGATTCCCGAGGGTCACAGCCGGGTCCACGCTCGTACTCGACCCGCGAACCACAACCGCAAGGTCCGCGGGTTCTGTCGGCGCTTCGGGCGCCCGCTGCGCGAGGGCTGCGCCGTCGACGACGTCACCACCGCCCTCGCGCACGCGGTGCGCTGCCTCAACCGCGAGGACACCGTCGTGGTGCTCGACTCGATCATGCACAAGGGACTCCTGTCGCGTGAGGAGATCGAGTACCTCCTCCGCTCGACGCCCGAGCGGGTGCAGTCGCTGCTGGATCTGTGTGCCATGGCTGAGGCGGGGACGGAGAGCATGGCCCGGCTCCGACTGACTGACCGCGGGTACCGGGTGCGACCCCAGGTCGAGGTACCCGGACTCGGCCGGATCGACCTGTTGCTCGGCAACCGGCTGATCATCGAGGTCGACGGCGAGGAATACCACTCCTCGAGCGAGCAGTTCCACAGCGACCGCGAACGGGACCTGGAGGCGTACCGTCTCGGCTTTCTCCCGATGCGCTTCGCCTACCGGCATGTGGTCCACGAGTGGGAAGAACGAGTGCAGGCCGTCGTCGCGGTGGTCGAGCGCGGTGAGCACCTGCCGATGCCTGCCACACAGCTAACTGCGGACCCGATGCTGTCCCTACCGTGA